From a single Solanum dulcamara chromosome 4, daSolDulc1.2, whole genome shotgun sequence genomic region:
- the LOC129884312 gene encoding uncharacterized protein LOC129884312 yields MSPYDLVFGKSFHLPVELEYKAMWVLKKLNLDWNVTSKQRMNQLNEVEEFRLNAYESSAFYKKGMKKYHDQNIEKRVFALEDLVLLFNSSLHLFPGKLKSK; encoded by the coding sequence ATGTCACCTTACGATCTTGTGTTTGGGAAGTCGTTCCATCTGCCCGTGGAGTTGGAGTACAAAGCCATGTGGGTGCTAAAGAAGCTGAATCTGGATTGGAATGTCACATCAAAACAAAGGATGAATCAACTAAATGAGGTTGAAGAGTTTCGCCTAAACGCATATGAAAGTTCAGCCTTTTACAAGAAGGGAATGAAGAAGTATCATGATCAAAACATTGAAAAGCGAGTATTTGCACTTGAAGATTTGGTCCTTCTGTTTAACTCAAGTCTGCACTTATTTCCTGGCAAACTCAAGTCGAAGTAG
- the LOC129887492 gene encoding uncharacterized protein LOC129887492, whose protein sequence is MSFNPRIQLTILLLLLLLSPSSLSFNLHTSTNTTVYQILTKYSLPQGLLPSSVKSYTLSDDGTFEVLLEKPCYVEFEYLVYYAEKVTGKLSIGSITDLEGIEVKRFLLWLNVNEIRVDLPSSGSIYFQVAFINKKLDIKQFETVHSCRDNAFALCGGPSLRQLLAPVNNIEMLVTE, encoded by the exons ATGAGTTTCAATCCAAGAATCCAACTGACTATTCTCCTTCTACTCCTCCTCTTATCTCCTTCTTCCCTTTCTTTCAATCTACACACTTCTACCAACACAACAGTATACCAAATCCTCACAAAATACAGTCTTCCTCAAGGGCTTTTACCAAGCTCTGTAAAATCCTACACTCTCTCCGACGATGGCacatttgaagttttattgGAGAAGCCTTGTTATGTGGAGTTTGAGTATTTAGTTTATTATGCTGAGAAGGTTACTGGGAAGCTGAGTATTGGATCGATTACTGATTTAGAAGGAATTGAAGTTAAGAGATTCTTGTTATGGTTAAATGTGAATGAGATCCGAGTGGATTTGCCATCGTCTGGTAGTATTTACTTTCAAGTTGCCTTTATTAACAAGAAGCTTGATATCAAACAGTTTGAAACTGTTCATTCTTGCCGGGATAATGCTTTTGCCTTGTGTGGAGGACCATCTCTCAGACAG CTTCTGGCTCCTGTCAATAATATAGAAATGCTTGTTACGGAGTAG
- the LOC129887493 gene encoding F-box/kelch-repeat protein At1g55270-like, with the protein MDQTIERSSNAHRSFRVQPPLVDSVSCYCNVDSGLKTVAGARKFVPGSKLCIQSDISSHAHKSKNSRRERSRVQPPLLPSLPDDLAIACLVRVPRVELCKLRLVCKRWYRLLAGNFFYSQRKNLGMAEEWVYVVKRDRDGRISWHAFDPTYQLWQPLPPVPGEYSEALGFGCAVLSGCHLYLFGGKDPIRGSMRRVIFYNARTNRWHRAPDMLRKRHFFGCCVINNCLYVAGGECEGIQRTLRSAEVYDPNRKRWSFIADMSTAMVPFIGVVYDGKWFIKGLGSHREVLSEAYNPDTNAWSPVNNRMVAGWRNPSISMNGRLYALDCRDGCKLRVYDESTHSWIRFIDSKLHLGSSRAMEAAALVPLNGKLCIIRNNMSISIIDVSSPDKRVETNPHLWENIAGKGHFRTMFTNLWSSIAGRAGLKSHIVHCQVLQV; encoded by the coding sequence GTTGATTCTGTATCATGCTATTGCAATGTTGATTCGGGCTTAAAAACAGTTGCCGGGGCAAGGAAATTTGTCCCCGGATCCAAACTTTGTATCCAGTCAGACATCAGTTCCCATGCACACAAAAGTAAAAACTCTCGGAGGGAGAGGTCAAGAGTGCAGCCACCTCTTCTGCCTAGCCTACCTGATGATCTTGCAATTGCTTGTCTAGTACGGGTTCCTCGTGTTGAACTTTGCAAGCTCCGTCTAGTTTGCAAAAGATGGTATAGGCTTCTTGCTGGTAACTTCTTTTACTCTCAAAGGAAGAATCTTGGAATGGCTGAAGAGTGGGTATATGTGGTTAAAAGAGATCGTGATGGACGGATTTCATGGCATGCATTTGACCCAACTTACCAACTTTGGCAGCCACTTCCACCTGTTCCAGGGGAATATAGTGAAGCCCTTGGATTTGGTTGTGCTGTTCTTAGTGGTTGCCATCTTTATTTGTTTGGAGGAAAAGATCCAATAAGGGGGTCTATGCGACGGGTAATCTTTTACAATGCTCGAACAAATAGATGGCACAGGGCACCAGACATGCTCCGCAAACGCCATTTCTTTGGCTGTTGTGTAATTAATAATTGTCTTTATGTTGCTGGTGGAGAATGTGAAGGAATACAGAGGACTCTTCGTTCAGCTGAAGTTTATGATCCAAACAGGAAGCGCTGGAGTTTTATAGCTGATATGAGCACAGCTATGGTGCCTTTTATTGGGGTAGTGTATGATGGCAAGTGGTTTATAAAAGGTTTGGGATCCCACAGAGAAGTTCTCAGTGAAGCTTATAACCCTGATACAAATGCATGGAGCCCAGTCAACAACAGGATGGTTGCCGGTTGGCGCAACCCAAGCATCTCCATGAATGGTCGTCTATATGCTTTGGACTGTCGTGATGGGTGCAAACTTAGAGTATATGATGAATCTACTCATTCATGGATCAGATTTATTGATAGCAAGCTCCACCTTGGAAGTTCTCGTGCTATGGAAGCAGCTGCTCTGGTTCCCCTTAATGGTAAACTTTGTATAATTCGTAACAACATGAGCATCAGCATCATTGATGTGTCGAGTCCTGATAAGCGTGTGGAAACTAACCCACATCTTTGGGAGAACATTGCTGGTAAAGGTCACTTCAGAACTATGTTCACAAATTTATGGTCAAGTATCGCAGGACGAGCAGGTTTGAAGAGTCATATTGTGCATTGTCAGGTGTTACAAGTTTGA